TTgaagaattataattttttttagtttcatacctaaaccaTTATTGAGAGTGTGAGTTTTATACCTAAATTATCCTTTATTAGTTTAAGAAAACATTCATCATATGGCATTAATGCCTACCTCCAGAGGTCGAAATTGAATAGCGACCAAACTTTTACAGATTTAAGCTGGGAAGTCGCTTTTTTATCGATATTTCAAGGAATACCGATCTCCGAAAATCGATATTTATAGGTAAAATATTCCATCTCGAGTCTCTTCTCAAACGATAATATATTGATAAGTTAAGTATTTCTCAAAGTTCGATAATATATTAGAacatttttcctataaataaaagGACTTGTTGGGAAGATTGATAACATCACTAACATGTAAAGCACATGTGAGGGCATAAAAAAATctctcttttatctttttcctataaatagaaGTGTGGAAATAGTAATCTTAAATTAGTATAAATTCCTTCACCtataataactataattatgACCTGAGTGGTTcaaaaagattgaatttttttctccatCATCCCtattaatacatagaaatattttcttttgaaaataatcatCACATTTTACATAATTGTGAGCTTCATTTTCCCTTTATAATTCAAGAATATTCTTtgcttattattttaataattgtgatatttttcagctcattttttagaagaaaagttgaaaaagaTAAGATTTTTGATAAAGGGTATGTGTCAAAGTTAACTGTTTCAGCTAGCAATGAACTTAAACAATTCAAGATTCTtgctttttctttcatttctgtTACTTTTCAGCTCAGTAGGTTgaaataaaagttgaaaaagaTGAGATTTTTGATAAAGGGTATGTGTCAAAGTTAAGCATTTCAGCTATCCAAGAATCTTGATTTAAGAAGCATTGGTGTTATAAAGTAACCATTTGGACACCCAATGATCaagattcttgatttttctttcagttgtgatatttttttagcTCAGTATGTagaagaaaagttgaaaaagataagatttttaataaagGGTATGTGTCTAAGTGAACTGTTTAAGCTATCCAAGAATCTTGATTTAAGAAGCGTTGGTGTTATAAAGTAAGCATTTGGACACCCAATGACCaagattcttgatttttcttacaGTTGTGATATTTTATTAGCTCAGTATGTagaagaaaagttgaaaaagatcagatttttaataaaaagggtATGTGTCTAAGTGAACTGTTTAAGCTATCTATGAATCTTGATTTAAGAAGCATTGGTGTAATAAAGTAAGCATCTGGACAACCAACGATCaagattcttgatttttctttcagTTGTGATATTTTTTAGCTCAGTATGTagaagaaaagttgaaaaagaCTAGATTTTTGGTAAAGGGTATGTGTTAAAGTTAACTGCTTCAGTATAAGTTTTTGTTCCacttcttatatttttcaactgaaagtagaaaaaagacaatttttttgtgaagGAGCTAACCatagaattttgattttaaggAGGCTATTGTAGTAATGGAGGAAAGACAGAAAAGGGGGAATTTGGTGTTTGCAGTTAATGGAGAGAGGTTTGAGTTGCCATCCGTCGATCCTTCTACAACTTTGCTTCACTTCTTGCGCTCGGAGACTTGTTACAAGAGTCCTAAGCTTGGTTGTGGTGAAGGTAATgctcttcttttctttcaccACTctgttacataaataaatatgttttttctttttgagcaACCGCGGTGTTCAAGCCTGTTTGTGCGTCTCGACTAGTCTCAAGGGTAGCTTGTCATCTCCCACTATCCCACCAACACAACATTGAGTAACTCTGTCTGTCAAGGCTTGGACAAATAAGAAGAAATATCTAGTGTTTTTTACTCCGTTGAAATTTGAACCTGAGATCTCATGATCTTAATCTTCCTAGCGTATACTATATGTTTGTTTTTGGTGCTACTATATAATTAAGAAGCTTTGGATTTCCTTATATTTGTGTTCTTATGGCAAATGTTCATGGAATTTGATAAATTCTAGTGTACTTCTCTTATGCACCCGTCATATGCAGAAAGCTTATGATAACTTATTAGGGTGTGGTGGAACGGTAAAGATTCTTTCACCTCTAAACAAAAGTCTCTGGTTTGAAGTGTTGGGAGTAGGAGACTGTATGTTTAATTGTTTTCAGTCAATGAAATCTTTCATTCTTGGGTTGAGTTAAGCCTAGGTGTATCAGAATCAGGTTCATCCCCGTTTGGGCTCCTGATCCATGCTTAAGTTGGGCTTGGGCGTGAAAGGGGTGTTAGAGTGGGTTAAAGTTCCACATTAATTGGGGAATTGACTAGTGGTGTGCTTATATAGACTTGAGCAACCATTCCCTCacgagctagcttttggggtggaGTTATACCACGTATtacatgaattatttctttttttggggCTGGGGGATAGAGTCTCACATTAGTTTATATAGACTTGCACAAACTTCCCCTCaggagctagcttttggggaaCGGATGGTGGTAAGGTTCAAGTGTCATATTTTTACAATAGCAAAAATTAAGTTTTAGGTTTCACCATATGTAATTGATTTACATACTAAGCTAACTTCAGCAGCTTCGGAGAGTAGAATTACTTTTGTGGTACAATGAAGTAAAATGACTAGCTTTTATAGAGTAGTTTTTTTTCAATGTAGTTTACTCATTAAATGAGATATCGTATTCCTGTTGGCTGATTTCAGTTAGACTATGAAATACTGCTTCTTAAGTCTTTTAGAGGGGTATATCTCTTCATCGTCCGTCTATAATCTGATTAAGTATTTGGTAACAAATGCACAACTTTGGGTTCAAAAGgaacataatttatttgtatgcTTGCAGGTGGTTGTGGAGCTTGTGTTGTTCTGATCTCAAAGTATGATCCGAAGTTTAAAAAGGTGGAAGATTTTAGTGCGAGTTCGTGCCTTACACTTCTTTGTAGTTTAAATGGTTGTTCAATTACTACAAGCGAAGGCCTTGGGAACACCAGAGATGGTTTTCACTCTATTCATGAAAGATTTGCCGGTTTCTATGCTTCTCAATGCGGCTTTTGCACTCCTGGCCTGTGTATGTCACTTTTCTCAGCTCTCGTCAATGCTGATAAAGGAAACAAACCCGATCCTCCACCAGGATTCTCTAAGCTTACTTCATCTGAAGCTGAAAATGCCATAGCAGGAAACCTTTGTCGGTGCACTGGCTACCGGCCCATTGCTGATGCCTGCAAGACTTTTGCTGCTGATATTGATATAGAGGATTTGGGGTTCAATTCTTTTTGGAAAAAGGGAGACTCCAAGGAAATGAAAGTAAGTAAATTACCTCCCTATGATCCAACCAAGAATTTTAGTACATATcctgagttcttgaaaagtgaaTCCGCCACGAATTTGGACTCCTCAAAGTACCCTTGGTACAGTCCTGTTTCCATTAAGGAGCTATGGAGCTTGTTGAACTTCAATGTGACGGTAAATCGTGGAAGCTTTAAACTCGTCGTTGGTAATACCGGCACTGGTTATTATAAGGAAACTCAGCGATATGATCATTATGTTGATCTCAGGCACATTCCTGAACTCTCAATCATCAAAAGAGATCAGACAGGCATTGAAGTTGGAGCAACTGTGACTATCTCTAAATTCATCTCAGTCTTGAAAGAGGAAAGTCATATCAATTTGGGTTCATATGGGAAGTTGGTATCCCAAAAATTGGCTGACCACATGGAGAAGATTGCTTCACCATTTGTTAGAAACTCTGCTAGTGTGGGAGGAAATTTGGTCATGGCACAGAAGAATGGTTTTCCTTCTGATATCGCTACACTACTTCTCGGGCTTTCTGCTACTGTTAGCTTGATGACCAGTCATGGACCTGAAAACCTCACTTGGGAGGAGTTATTATCAAGACCACCACTAGACTCAAAGACTGTGCTTCTAAGTGTTTGCATCCCATTTAAGAAAGATCAAAGTTCTCACCAAACTCATTCTAGATTTTTGTTTGAAACCTATCGAGCGGCTCCACGACCTCATGGGAATGCATTGGCATATGTAAATGCTGCATTCCAGGCTGATGTTTCTCACTGCAATAACAGCGTCCTTATAAACAATATCTATTTGGCGTTTGGTGCGTATGGCACAAAACATGCAACAAGGGCTAAAAAGGTAGAAGAATGTCTAACGGGGAAAATGATGAGTGTACATGTTTTGTATGAAGCActtaaattagtcaaattagcGGTGGTACCGGAAGATGGCACTTCACACCCTGAGTACAGATCAAGCTTGGCCGTCAGTTATGTTTTTGAGTTTCTTTATCCCTTAACTGATGTTCATCCTTCTATTTCTGGTGGTTTACTGGATGGAATTAATGACATCTCAGACAAGGAAGTTTCGGAAAGTAGTAATAATGGTTGCATTAGTCAGGGGAGAAAACAAAAACTGCTATCTTCTTCTAAGCAGGTCGTGGAGTTCAGTACGGAGTACTCTCCAGTAGGTGAACCGTTGAAGAAGATTGGAGCTGCCATGCAAGCTGCGGGTTTGTTATccccttttaatattttatttcatcttgtGCATGTTAACTACAACAATTTTTCCAGTCCTTGACTTCTGGTTTTTGACATTTAAGGCATCTATGTTGTTTGGACACTTCAAAAATGTTAGCATCTATGTTGTTTGGACAACGTTTTTGGAGGATCCAGCAGCATAGTTAAATTGAAAATGATATCTGATATTTAAAGTGAAATTACACTACTAAAGTAATAGCAAGTACAGGAGGGAAGGTCTATTCTAAGAGATATGAAATCGGGGAAATAGTTTACTTTCTATCAGCTTTGGATAAAACATTGCGTTAAGATTTATTCAACACCTGTGGTACAACTTTTGTTACCATTCTTTGGGGTGTTAATACATATTTTTCCCAAACTTTGTTGTGTGTTTTGGATTCCGTTTTCAGGTGTTACCAATTGGtcattcttctccttttttgttGCCATTGTTGTCATGTATTCCTCTTGccatgtttttgtttttctttaatacAAAATAGCTTATCTGCACACCAGTTTAACTATAACTTTGTGTCTGCAACATTCTGAACTTTAGGTGTGCTggtttacataatatttttcagGCGAAGCTGTTTATGTAGATGACATTCCTTCACCACCAAACTGCTTGCATGGAGCGTTTATCTACAGTACAAAGCCATTAGCTGGTGTCAAGGGAATCCAGCTTGAGCCTAATCATTTAACAGACACCACCATAATTACATACAAAGATATCCCAACAGGAGGGGCAAATAGAGGAGCTGTTACACCATTTGGCTCCGAGCCCCTATTTGCTGAAGATCTCTCCCGCTGTGCTGGTGACAGAATTGCATTTGTGGTGAGCACTTCAAGTTTCTTTCTGCTGAGATTGGTTTTTATGCAATGTTAATTTCTCATACActaaaaaaacattgaaattttgaacttttttcctTATGTTGTTGAAACACCATAGGTTGCTGATAGTCAGAGGTCTGCAGATGTGGCTGCAAGAACTGCCCTCATTGAATACGACACTACAAATGTAGATTCGGCCATTTTAACTGTTGAGGAAGCTGTTGAGAAATCTAGTTATATCCAAGTCCCTCCACCTTTTCAGCCTGAACAGATTGGTGATTTCTCAAAAGGAATGGCTGAAGCTGATCAAAAAATTCTCTCTGCTGAGGTACTTTTGTTTTCTCTACTGTTCATATCTGTTTTTTGTTGCTCGGATTCTCCAAAATCATTGTGGTACCCATAGTGGATCCTCCAAAATGCACTATTGGAGGATTCGGCACACACCTGGTGGGCATATTTGAAGAGACTGAGAACATAGCATTGTTCCAATGGTTTCCTAAATTTGATTCCTAGATGGTGATGTATGCTAAAGGTTCAAACATATTACTTATCGTTTCTTTTAATATCCATTTTCCAGTTAAGATTCGGTTCCGAGTACCATTTTTATATGGAGACACAGACTGCCCTCGCAATTCCAGATGAAGACAACTGCATGGTTGTTTATACTTCAAGCCAGTGCCCTGAGAATTCACAGAGTGTAATTGCCAGTTGTCTTGGTGTTCCTGCACACAACATCCGCGTAATTACAAGAAGGCTTGGAGGTGCCTTTGGGGGCAAGTTTGTCAAAGCAATGCCTGTGAGTATACGAAAAAGAAATAGTAATAGTAACAATTTTCTGACAGTGATGTTAAAGTTTATGTATAATTCTAGGTTTCCACAGCCTGTGCACTAGCAGCATACAAGTTGAGAAGACCTGTCAGGATATATGTCAACCGGAACAGTGACATGATAATGACAGGAGGACGGCACCCGATGAAAGTAACATACAGTGTAGGATTCAAGTCGAGCGGAAAGATCACAGCATTACACCttgatatattgataaatgCTGGGATCACAGATGATTTAAGCCCCGTCATACCATTATCTCTGATGAAtacactaaaaaaatataattggggtgccttgtcttttGATATACAAGTATGCAAGACAAATCTCACCAGCAAAACGATCATGCGGGGTCCTGGGGAGGTGCAAGGATCTTATATCGCCGAAGCTATAGTAGAGCACGTCGCAAGTTTACTGTCGATTGAGGTGGACTCGGTCAGAAATGAGAATGTTCATACATTTGAAAGCCTTAACTTATTCTATGGTAACGTTGTAGCAGAAGGAGAATATACATTGCCTGGTATCATGGATAAGTTGGCAGTGTCGTCCAGCTTTTTCCAACGAAGCAAGATGATAGAACAGTTCAACCAGAAAAACACATGGAAGAAAAGGGGCATTTCTCGAGTACCAGCTGTGTACAATGCTTTGCAACGACCGACACCAGGAAAAGTGAGTATTCTGCAAGATGGATCAATTGTTGTGGAGGTTGGAGGGGTTGATGTTGGCCAAGGGCTATGGACAAAGGTTAGACAGATGACTGCCTATGCTCTCGGTTCAATCGAAAGTAGTTGGGCCGAACACCTTGTCGAGAAAGTACGAGTCATACAAGCAGACACCTTAAGTGTAGTGCAAGGTGGATTAACGGCTGGAAGCACCACATCGGAATCAAGCTGTGCAGCTGTTAAACTTTGCTGTGATATCTTGGTTGAAAGACTGACCCCTTTGAAGAAACAGTTGCAGGAAAAAAATGTTTCTGTTGATTGGCCAATGCTGATTCGCCAGGTTTGTTTTCGACGCTGCAAGACACACTTCTCAGTCAGTCACTTTCGGTTTTCTGGATTGCTTTTTGAAATCACTGTGAACTTGTTTTCTTAAGATGTTCTCGTTGATAGCCTTATCATCAATGATTACCTTGTTCTTATAAACATTTCGCCTCATCCAAACAGAACTCTTGATGGAACTAGTCAGAAGATAATATACTCTGAAGTCATATTTgatatcatttttcttcttttgcagGCACAAACACAATCAATAAACTTAGCAGCAAATTCTTATTATGTGCCAGAATTCTTGAGGTATTTGACCTTCGGCGCTGCTGTCAGTGAGGTAAACTTGTTACTCCTATCAGTTTTTCTTGTTCCATGCCTCAGTCTGCTACTTTAAAGAAGATTCCCCTTTCAATACATAGAGAAGATCATCAAGATTTTGCTGAATTTATTCCAAGAACTTAGTTCGAATCAGTATATCGGAATATCAATACTGATTGGAATATCAGCACTGATCCGATCAAGCTCTCTTATTGAGAATGATCATATACTATGCCTCGAAGAGGACTCGAACCTCCACCCGCTTAAGCAATTGAGTCTCGTGTGTATCATTTCACCACCAAGATATCTTGAAAGTGAATCGTATGCAATGACTAtcaattttcaatatatatgaGTGCACAACACTCGGCAGGGGAACTCCGGTTGTGGACCACTTTGCAGCCAATATATCTTCATATGGATAAGTAAAAAATAGAACTCATTTTTGCAGGTGGAGATAGATGTTCTGACTGGAGAGACTACCATTTTGCAGTCGGATATTATTTACGACTGCGGACAGAGCTTGAATGCAGCTGTTGATTTGGGACAGGTTCTTCCCTTCATTGCAGATTCTCTTATACAATTAAGAGATGCATCATACACTCGAACCGTATTCAAACTTCAGAACTATCTGCTTCTTAATCACAAGATTGTTCATAACTGTGgtgattgtttttcttttccttgCTACAGATTGAAGGGGCTTTCGTACAAGGAATCGGATTTTTCATGAACGAAGAATATGTTACTAATGAAGATGGGTTAATGGTCTCAAATAGCACTTGGACATACAAGATCCCAACTATTGACACCATACCCCAGAATTTCAATGTTCATCTCGTAAACAGTGGACATCACGAACAACGTGTTCTCTCATCCAAAAGTAAAACTCTTTTCTTCATTTCCTTTAGCTTTACCATGTGTCATATGAGTTCTCCATGTTCTTGAGTTCACAGGAACGCAATAACTTTTGTCCAGACTTTGTATAGATATATCGAGAAATCAACTAAATATCTATAAATACTTGTTAGTGAACTATgttattattgtatatatacTAACTTGAGCTCAATGCAGGAAcatataaacttcaaattctgAATTTGCTTTAGTTCATACAAACCGTTGAATCTTATTATAATCAACTTTTTTGCAGCATCTGGTGAACCACCACTGTTTCTGGCAGCTTCGGTCCATTGTGCAACAAGGGCAGCCATAAGAGCAGCACGTGAACAGCTCAAACGTTGGGACAAGCTCAACGAGTCTGCTTCAGAATTCTATCTAGATGTCCCTGCAATATTACCAGTTGTGAAGACACAGTGTGGCCTGGATTATGCAGAGAAGTTCGTAGAAACTTTGCTGGCTCGGTAATCAACTTTTTTGCAGCATCTGGTGAACCACCGCTGTTTCTGGCAGCTTCGGTCCATTGTGCAACAAGAGCAGCACGTGAACAGCTCAAACGCTGGGACTAGCTCGACGAGTCTGCTTCAGAATTCTATCTAGATGTCACTGCAATATTACCAGTTGTGAAGACACAGTGTGGCCTGGATTATGCGGAGAAGTTCGTAGAAACTCTGCTGGCTCGGTTGTCAACGTGCTTCAAATGATACTAAGCTATGTTTCTCAGACTCTCTAGAATGTTGTCGCACTCGTGTCGAGTCCtcgaaaaataaatattactttttGAGGATCTGACATGCACCGTGAGGCCTTTTCGAAAAGATCACAATCAATTCCATGATGATTGAGCTTATGATGATCACAATCAATTCCATGAGCTGTATTTTATTAGATTGTATTCTAATAAAATGATATTGTCCATTTTTACATGTCCACTTGTAATTgagtttattatatatatattcaaaggatgatatagtataatttattatgtCTGATGATGAGTTTCTTTAGAAACTGAAGTCATTCCTTAAGCATAACTTATGGAATATCACtgcaacaaaaataactttaagcGGCTATAAATAAACACATTAATAAAGAGCGCCAAAGTTTTTATCGATATTAGTTTAGTGTCATTGGATCCAAAACCTTtaggacatatacaaagagtgctaattgccgctaaaaatacgtCTTAAGCGGAAATTATAGCAATTGCCGCTGAAGctcatttttgatgtagtgcactacaacaaaaatgtcGCTAAATAGCGGCAATTGACACTccttgtatatgtccctaaagcctttagcgacattggttctaatgacactaAACTAATGCCGATAAAaactttagcactctttattaatatcaatagtCGCTTAAAGTTATTTTATCGTAGTAACACAAAATAATTGCTATCCCTATCAAATCCTCTTGCCTTTGGGGTCCATGAAACCTTATATGACTTTATAATATAACTAATCATTATAagcaagaaaatatttgaactaaTATATTACGTACTATTTTATGTTTGACCATATTGTGCATTTATGTGACAAACTTTAGTGTTAAAATCTAACTATTTCAAGATTCTTGGTTTTTCTTTGAACAGTTTCTGATATAAAGTTCATTTGTTAATTCATGGGATAATGCATAAGTATCTCTTAATTTATGTTCGAAATTttaaagacacacttatattatattaaggtcttattactttttaaacttatattattaataattttctactccttttcggtctacgtggcactatcttgtgggtccaacgctgattgattttttttttccaagttagtgtcacgtaggctaaaaaggagtagaaaattacttataaaataagttcagacgATAATAAGACATTACTATAGTATAATTGTGTCtatgaaatttcgggcatagaatGAGGGTGTACTTGTGTATTTTCCCTTAATCTGTCTAATATCAATCTCAGTGTAAATTTAGAGATTGTATaacaaaaagataataatactCTCttcgtctcaatttatatgagaTTATAGATATTTGCGTGCTATAAATTATTTCACTACAGGTAAAATATGAATTGTAAAATTAAATTGctactaaacaaaaaaaatgaaaaaaaatttcggACAGACTAATTAAATTAGGACAAGTGACTATAGTATTAGTTGAATTTTAGATGATTAATAGAGAAATTAAGAGGATTGAGTGAATTAGAAGTTACATTGGGAGGTAGCTTTagtgataaataattaaatctctttaaaaataggaagatatttttttttttgactttttaaaaaaaaattaaaatattcatcCCACATGTTtagtgaataaaataaatattttcagcTGAATAATTCAGCTTATTATGATCACAATCAATTCCATGAGCTGTATTGAATGACATTTCACACGTTTAGTAGGTTGATGGACAATATctgatctttttattttttattattatttgatgatTCGggttaaaaatttaagtttaaaagttatcaataaaaagtattttaatgaTAATCTTGATTAGTTGGACCAgtaatattgaatatt
The DNA window shown above is from Solanum lycopersicum chromosome 11, SLM_r2.1 and carries:
- the LOC101256252 gene encoding abscisic-aldehyde oxidase-like isoform X1 translates to MEERQKRGNLVFAVNGERFELPSVDPSTTLLHFLRSETCYKSPKLGCGEGGCGACVVLISKYDPKFKKVEDFSASSCLTLLCSLNGCSITTSEGLGNTRDGFHSIHERFAGFYASQCGFCTPGLCMSLFSALVNADKGNKPDPPPGFSKLTSSEAENAIAGNLCRCTGYRPIADACKTFAADIDIEDLGFNSFWKKGDSKEMKVSKLPPYDPTKNFSTYPEFLKSESATNLDSSKYPWYSPVSIKELWSLLNFNVTVNRGSFKLVVGNTGTGYYKETQRYDHYVDLRHIPELSIIKRDQTGIEVGATVTISKFISVLKEESHINLGSYGKLVSQKLADHMEKIASPFVRNSASVGGNLVMAQKNGFPSDIATLLLGLSATVSLMTSHGPENLTWEELLSRPPLDSKTVLLSVCIPFKKDQSSHQTHSRFLFETYRAAPRPHGNALAYVNAAFQADVSHCNNSVLINNIYLAFGAYGTKHATRAKKVEECLTGKMMSVHVLYEALKLVKLAVVPEDGTSHPEYRSSLAVSYVFEFLYPLTDVHPSISGGLLDGINDISDKEVSESSNNGCISQGRKQKLLSSSKQVVEFSTEYSPVGEPLKKIGAAMQAAGEAVYVDDIPSPPNCLHGAFIYSTKPLAGVKGIQLEPNHLTDTTIITYKDIPTGGANRGAVTPFGSEPLFAEDLSRCAGDRIAFVVADSQRSADVAARTALIEYDTTNVDSAILTVEEAVEKSSYIQVPPPFQPEQIGDFSKGMAEADQKILSAELRFGSEYHFYMETQTALAIPDEDNCMVVYTSSQCPENSQSVIASCLGVPAHNIRVITRRLGGAFGGKFVKAMPVSTACALAAYKLRRPVRIYVNRNSDMIMTGGRHPMKVTYSVGFKSSGKITALHLDILINAGITDDLSPVIPLSLMNTLKKYNWGALSFDIQVCKTNLTSKTIMRGPGEVQGSYIAEAIVEHVASLLSIEVDSVRNENVHTFESLNLFYGNVVAEGEYTLPGIMDKLAVSSSFFQRSKMIEQFNQKNTWKKRGISRVPAVYNALQRPTPGKVSILQDGSIVVEVGGVDVGQGLWTKVRQMTAYALGSIESSWAEHLVEKVRVIQADTLSVVQGGLTAGSTTSESSCAAVKLCCDILVERLTPLKKQLQEKNVSVDWPMLIRQAQTQSINLAANSYYVPEFLRYLTFGAAVSEVEIDVLTGETTILQSDIIYDCGQSLNAAVDLGQIEGAFVQGIGFFMNEEYVTNEDGLMVSNSTWTYKIPTIDTIPQNFNVHLVNSGHHEQRVLSSKTSGEPPLFLAASVHCATRAAIRAAREQLKRWDKLNESASEFYLDVPAILPVVKTQCGLDYAEKFVETLLAR
- the LOC101256252 gene encoding indole-3-acetaldehyde oxidase-like isoform X2 gives rise to the protein MEERQKRGNLVFAVNGERFELPSVDPSTTLLHFLRSETCYKSPKLGCGEGGCGACVVLISKYDPKFKKVEDFSASSCLTLLCSLNGCSITTSEGLGNTRDGFHSIHERFAGFYASQCGFCTPGLCMSLFSALVNADKGNKPDPPPGFSKLTSSEAENAIAGNLCRCTGYRPIADACKTFAADIDIEDLGFNSFWKKGDSKEMKVSKLPPYDPTKNFSTYPEFLKSESATNLDSSKYPWYSPVSIKELWSLLNFNVTVNRGSFKLVVGNTGTGYYKETQRYDHYVDLRHIPELSIIKRDQTGIEVGATVTISKFISVLKEESHINLGSYGKLVSQKLADHMEKIASPFVRNSASVGGNLVMAQKNGFPSDIATLLLGLSATVSLMTSHGPENLTWEELLSRPPLDSKTVLLSVCIPFKKDQSSHQTHSRFLFETYRAAPRPHGNALAYVNAAFQADVSHCNNSVLINNIYLAFGAYGTKHATRAKKVEECLTGKMMSVHVLYEALKLVKLAVVPEDGTSHPEYRSSLAVSYVFEFLYPLTDVHPSISGGLLDGINDISDKEVSESSNNGCISQGRKQKLLSSSKQVVEFSTEYSPVGEPLKKIGAAMQAAGEAVYVDDIPSPPNCLHGAFIYSTKPLAGVKGIQLEPNHLTDTTIITYKDIPTGGANRGAVTPFGSEPLFAEDLSRCAGDRIAFVVADSQRSADVAARTALIEYDTTNVDSAILTVEEAVEKSSYIQVPPPFQPEQIGDFSKGMAEADQKILSAELRFGSEYHFYMETQTALAIPDEDNCMVVYTSSQCPENSQSVIASCLGVPAHNIRVITRRLGGAFGGKFVKAMPVSTACALAAYKLRRPVRIYVNRNSDMIMTGGRHPMKVTYSVGFKSSGKITALHLDILINAGITDDLSPVIPLSLMNTLKKYNWGALSFDIQVCKTNLTSKTIMRGPGEVQGSYIAEAIVEHVASLLSIEVDSVRNENVHTFESLNLFYGNVVAEGEYTLPGIMDKLAVSSSFFQRSKMIEQFNQKNTWKKRGISRVPAVYNALQRPTPGKVSILQDGSIVVEVGGVDVGQGLWTKVRQMTAYALGSIESSWAEHLVEKVRVIQADTLSVVQGGLTAGSTTSESSCAAVKLCCDILVERLTPLKKQLQEKNVSVDWPMLIRQAQTQSINLAANSYYVPEFLRYLTFGAAVSEVEIDVLTGETTILQSDIIYDCGQSLNAAVDLGQIEGAFVQGIGFFMNEEYVTNEDGLMVSNSTWTYKIPTIDTIPQNFNVHLVNSGHHEQRVLSSKTSGEPPLFLAASVHCATRAAREQLKRWD